GCCGACGCCCATCGCCAGCACCGCGGCGGCGGAGACGGTCAGGGCGACAAGGGCTCCGAACACAACCGGGCGGTACGGCCGAATATACTGCATTAGCGGGCGTATCTGCTTGAGATCTTTACCCTTTTCCCTATCGCTTCGGGATTTACGGCGGCCGCGGCCGGGGCCGAACATGGTCATGTGCCAATCCCTCCGCGGCGAGATTTATTGCCGCCAAATGATTGGCGTACCATCTTCGAATATTGCAATTTCCGATATGCCGTCACGTGTTCATTCCGCCCTGCTATTTCGGTTGGGTATATCAGCCATCATCGGAAGGGCCAACAAGAACAGATGCTTGCCTGTAGCCAAGAACAGGAAGCGCAGGGCTTGCCAGAAATCCGTAGTGGATATATATAAGCGCCCTCAGCCAGCGGATAGAATCGATGAAAAAAGAAATCCATCCCGATTATCATGAAATCAACGTGGTGTGCACCGACGGCAGCACCTTCAAGACTCGCTCGACCTGGGGCAAAGAAGGCGACACCATGACGCTCGATGTCGATCCGTTATCGCATCCGGTGTGGACGGGCGGCAATCAGCGGCTGGTCGATACCGCCGGACAGGTCTCGCGCTTCAACAAGCGCTTCGGGAATTTCGGCATCAAGTAGCGCCGCCGGCGCAACATTTCCGCATTCGCCCGCTAGGCGAATTTCACTTCGCCCTGGCTGGTCAAACCACCCTGATCGTTTGCTGCCCAGACGGCGGCGCCTAAACCATCATCCGTAGGGGCGCCGCCCAGCACCATCGCGTGGTCAACGAACAAGGGCGACATGGCGCGGAACGAAAATTCCTTGATCTCGGCGTCGGGGCGGCTGCGGCGGCAGAGATC
The Pseudomonadota bacterium genome window above contains:
- the rpmE gene encoding 50S ribosomal protein L31, which translates into the protein MKKEIHPDYHEINVVCTDGSTFKTRSTWGKEGDTMTLDVDPLSHPVWTGGNQRLVDTAGQVSRFNKRFGNFGIK